A part of Kitasatospora acidiphila genomic DNA contains:
- a CDS encoding serine/threonine-protein kinase — MTQPQGTSGRVLADRYRLESVLGSGGMGTVWKAEDEMLGRIVAVKELRMHGGVDDDERHRLIVRTLREAKATARIRHTAAVTVFDVVEEDDRPWIVMELVDGRSLAEVVKEDGPVTPVRAAEIGLELLGVLGAAHSQGILHRDVKPSNVLIGEDGRVVLTDFGIASVEGDSSVTSTGMLVGAPSYISPERARGQKPGPPADLWSLGGTLYAALEGKPPYDKGSALATLTAVMTEELPPPANAGPLRPVIEGLLDKDPAKRLDASTTRSMLKRIVAESTARAEATTKTKMLPVVDGAAEAEAETSGASGASGAAGASKVDSADAAIAAAKDKAKPKTKDKAKAKPSGLGLSSVRVGSTARAAEPAAAEPPAPAAAAAAAAQPPAAKGGDGGWSRSATLGAAARWSKRRQLLVAALVLILLVAGGVWLASTQTSGGGKTGASRPTGAGAVAGAPATSAAPSKPAASSPAASSPAPSSAAPGSATPSGAAPGSGSQSNAAPSNPAPNPAPPGNPAPGGAGSGGQSPTGSGVPAGYQLISDPSGFKIVLPQWMTDQGVGYRATTKKFGGHGLSLLVDWQSPANSSALADWQSSDANGPQNFTDYQRVQVAALTYRQWTNAADWEWTYSGSSGRMHSLNRGFVVDNGKYGYALMWTASDADWNSADFTAARQTGFASFEPAP; from the coding sequence ATGACCCAGCCGCAGGGCACTTCCGGCCGCGTCCTGGCCGACCGCTACCGGCTCGAATCGGTGCTCGGCAGCGGCGGCATGGGGACCGTCTGGAAGGCCGAGGACGAGATGCTCGGCCGCATCGTGGCGGTGAAGGAACTGCGGATGCACGGCGGCGTCGACGACGACGAACGCCACCGGCTGATCGTTCGTACGCTGCGCGAGGCCAAGGCCACCGCCCGGATCCGGCACACCGCGGCCGTGACCGTCTTCGACGTGGTCGAGGAGGACGACCGCCCTTGGATCGTCATGGAGTTGGTGGACGGACGGTCGCTGGCCGAGGTGGTCAAGGAGGACGGTCCGGTCACCCCGGTGCGGGCCGCCGAGATCGGCCTGGAGCTGCTCGGGGTGCTGGGCGCCGCGCACAGCCAGGGCATCCTGCACCGCGACGTCAAGCCGTCCAACGTGCTGATCGGCGAGGACGGCCGGGTGGTGCTGACCGACTTCGGGATCGCCAGCGTGGAGGGCGACAGCTCCGTCACCTCCACCGGGATGCTGGTCGGCGCGCCCTCCTACATCTCCCCGGAGCGGGCCCGCGGCCAGAAGCCCGGACCGCCGGCCGACCTGTGGTCGCTGGGCGGCACGCTCTACGCCGCGCTGGAGGGCAAGCCGCCGTACGACAAGGGCTCGGCGCTGGCCACCCTGACCGCCGTGATGACCGAGGAACTGCCGCCGCCGGCCAATGCCGGGCCGCTGCGGCCGGTGATCGAGGGGCTGCTGGACAAGGACCCGGCCAAGCGGCTTGACGCCTCGACCACCCGGTCGATGCTCAAGCGGATCGTGGCCGAGTCGACGGCGCGGGCGGAGGCCACCACCAAGACCAAGATGCTGCCGGTCGTCGACGGGGCGGCGGAGGCTGAGGCGGAGACGTCCGGTGCGTCCGGTGCGTCCGGTGCGGCTGGCGCGTCGAAAGTCGACTCGGCCGACGCTGCGATAGCCGCAGCCAAGGACAAGGCCAAGCCGAAGACCAAGGACAAGGCCAAAGCGAAGCCGAGCGGGCTCGGGCTGAGCAGCGTGCGGGTGGGCAGCACGGCCCGGGCTGCGGAGCCGGCGGCCGCCGAGCCGCCCGCGCCAGCAGCAGCCGCTGCAGCCGCCGCGCAGCCGCCCGCCGCGAAGGGCGGGGACGGCGGCTGGAGCCGCAGCGCCACCCTGGGGGCGGCCGCCCGCTGGTCGAAGCGGCGTCAACTGCTGGTCGCCGCCCTGGTGCTGATCCTGCTGGTGGCCGGCGGGGTGTGGCTGGCGTCGACGCAGACCTCGGGCGGCGGCAAGACGGGAGCGAGCCGGCCGACCGGCGCGGGCGCGGTGGCGGGAGCCCCGGCGACCTCGGCGGCGCCGAGCAAGCCGGCAGCGAGCAGCCCCGCCGCGAGCAGCCCGGCGCCCAGCTCGGCAGCGCCCGGCAGCGCGACACCGAGCGGCGCCGCCCCCGGCTCCGGCTCGCAGAGCAATGCGGCACCGAGCAACCCGGCACCCAACCCCGCCCCGCCCGGCAACCCGGCGCCGGGCGGGGCCGGGTCGGGCGGCCAGTCGCCGACCGGGTCGGGGGTGCCGGCGGGCTACCAGCTCATCAGCGACCCGTCCGGCTTCAAGATCGTGCTGCCGCAGTGGATGACCGACCAGGGCGTGGGCTACCGCGCCACCACCAAGAAGTTCGGCGGCCACGGCCTCTCGCTGCTGGTGGACTGGCAGTCGCCGGCCAACAGCAGCGCGCTCGCCGACTGGCAGAGCTCGGACGCGAACGGTCCGCAGAACTTCACCGACTACCAGCGGGTCCAGGTTGCCGCGCTGACCTACCGCCAGTGGACCAACGCGGCCGACTGGGAGTGGACTTACAGCGGCTCGTCCGGCCGGATGCACTCGCTGAACCGCGGCTTCGTGGTGGACAACGGCAAGTACGGGTACGCGCTGATGTGGACCGCCAGCGATGCCGACTGGAACTCGGCCGACTTCACCGCGGCCCGGCAGACCGGTTTCGCCAGCTTCGAACCTGCGCCGTAA
- a CDS encoding protein kinase domain-containing protein yields the protein MRAGPGQTVAGRYQVTDRPAAVGPGLGRIAVDGRTGVRVLLEAVELPELLVPELTGSTDFEGSRWLDPESVLAEVASLLAAVPEHPRLRQSFDVTAEDGVVWLAVEEPAATGLPELLAAGPLPPYRVAEVAADLVAALGAVHRADQVHGNVAAEHVLVCEDGAALLGGLAVGAAQEALARELGGGDPRRWGQARAGLVGSRAEHWPPELLTDLAAASPATDSWALGVLLHRMLTGCGPFDEQSPTALFAAVRAGRRADSAECGPLRPLVDRLLATDPAERPSAAEAREWLAELLADAPEPYRAVPPAEALPALRPRRLPVRRARGPVAVRRPGPAPEVAEHARHARGAGGGRRGCCRCCWWAGWWGRWCWRWWRWCSSRGER from the coding sequence ATGAGAGCTGGCCCCGGCCAGACGGTGGCCGGCAGATACCAGGTGACGGACCGTCCGGCGGCCGTCGGGCCGGGGCTCGGCCGGATCGCCGTGGACGGGCGGACCGGTGTGCGGGTGCTGCTGGAGGCGGTCGAGCTGCCCGAGCTGCTGGTGCCCGAGCTGACCGGCAGCACCGATTTCGAGGGCAGCCGCTGGCTGGACCCGGAATCGGTGCTGGCCGAGGTCGCCTCGCTGCTGGCGGCGGTGCCCGAGCATCCGAGGCTCCGTCAGTCGTTCGACGTGACGGCCGAGGACGGCGTGGTCTGGCTGGCCGTCGAGGAGCCGGCCGCGACCGGCCTGCCCGAGCTGCTGGCGGCCGGGCCGCTGCCGCCGTACCGGGTCGCCGAGGTGGCCGCGGACCTGGTGGCGGCGCTGGGCGCGGTGCACCGGGCCGATCAGGTGCACGGCAACGTGGCGGCCGAACACGTGCTGGTCTGCGAGGACGGCGCCGCGCTGCTCGGCGGGCTGGCGGTGGGCGCGGCGCAGGAGGCGCTGGCCCGGGAGCTCGGCGGCGGCGACCCGCGGCGCTGGGGGCAGGCCCGTGCGGGGCTGGTCGGCAGCCGGGCCGAGCACTGGCCGCCGGAGCTGCTGACCGACCTGGCCGCAGCCTCCCCGGCAACCGACAGCTGGGCGCTGGGCGTGCTGCTGCACCGGATGCTGACCGGGTGCGGGCCGTTCGACGAGCAGAGCCCGACCGCGCTGTTCGCGGCGGTCCGGGCCGGCCGGCGGGCGGACAGCGCCGAGTGCGGGCCGCTGCGGCCGCTGGTGGACCGGCTGCTCGCCACCGACCCGGCCGAGCGTCCGTCGGCGGCCGAGGCACGGGAGTGGCTCGCCGAGCTGCTGGCAGACGCGCCGGAGCCGTACCGGGCCGTGCCGCCCGCCGAGGCACTGCCGGCGCTGCGCCCGCGCCGGCTGCCGGTGCGGCGGGCCCGGGGGCCGGTGGCGGTGCGCAGGCCGGGGCCGGCCCCGGAGGTGGCGGAGCACGCGCGGCACGCACGCGGTGCGGGCGGCGGCCGTCGTGGCTGCTGCCGGTGCTGCTGGTGGGCGGGGTGGTGGGGGCGATGGTGCTGGCGCTGGTGGCGGTGGTGCAGTTCTCGGGGTGAGCGGTGA
- a CDS encoding serine/threonine-protein kinase, producing the protein MAATGAGSGPERRMLAGRYELGDRLGRGGMGTVWRAQDLMLDREVAVKELTVNHLPEEDLAILQSRMKQEARAAARIKHAGVITIHDVLEQDGRPWIVMELIDGRSLADVVSQDGPLSPRAAAEVGSQVLAALHRGHQLGVLHRDVKPANVLLEHGTGRAVLLDFGIAKFEGSSELTRPGDLVGSPDYLAPERARGERFGPASDLWGLGATLYAAVEGRSPFRRDTPLSTLAAVVDEPLPAPIKAGALAPVLAALMAKESADRPTADEAQLMLRAVIDGQTIGIGIPLQPLRMPTQAVPVVDRRPVSESDEPLPEAPATPTGTGPTTPVAATPGAPLPPGPLAPPTAVPPAPVPPRRRRRRALRLALAALAVALLAGGTAVAVQMYGPHHGTPVAGPTPSAPPSTSATSSGTLGTPSVSPSTPGTEAAPSQAPSGYSWQTDELGMRFPLPVDGQTWRRTTNDTGNGYYSPDGQRHLIQLAKNVGQAQSPIDHLSEISKELSTNPTIKDYKVESLESATMNGHEAARWVFTFTNLRDPNKGPRKAFEEEFKNSDGTAYAILVSGPSTSSDETTLTERRFMTELNYLSVVAPR; encoded by the coding sequence ATGGCCGCCACCGGGGCGGGCAGCGGCCCGGAGCGTCGGATGCTCGCCGGGCGCTACGAGTTGGGTGATCGGCTGGGCCGCGGCGGCATGGGAACAGTGTGGCGGGCCCAGGATCTGATGCTGGACCGCGAGGTGGCGGTCAAGGAGCTGACGGTCAATCACCTGCCGGAGGAGGATCTGGCGATCCTGCAGTCCCGGATGAAGCAGGAGGCCAGAGCCGCGGCGCGGATCAAGCACGCCGGGGTGATCACCATCCACGACGTGCTGGAGCAGGACGGCCGGCCGTGGATCGTGATGGAGCTGATCGACGGCCGGTCGCTGGCCGACGTGGTGTCCCAGGACGGCCCGCTGTCGCCGCGGGCAGCCGCCGAGGTCGGCTCCCAGGTGCTGGCCGCCCTGCACCGCGGCCATCAGCTGGGCGTGCTGCACCGGGACGTCAAGCCGGCCAATGTGCTGCTGGAGCACGGCACCGGGCGGGCGGTGCTGCTGGACTTCGGCATCGCCAAGTTCGAGGGCTCCTCGGAGCTGACCCGTCCCGGCGACCTGGTCGGCTCGCCGGACTACCTGGCGCCCGAGCGGGCCAGGGGCGAGCGGTTCGGGCCGGCGTCCGACCTGTGGGGCCTGGGCGCCACGCTGTACGCGGCCGTCGAGGGCCGCTCGCCGTTCCGCCGCGACACCCCGCTCTCCACCCTGGCCGCGGTGGTGGACGAGCCGCTGCCCGCGCCGATCAAGGCCGGCGCGCTGGCCCCGGTGCTGGCCGCGCTGATGGCCAAGGAGTCGGCGGACCGACCCACCGCGGACGAGGCGCAACTGATGCTACGCGCGGTGATCGACGGCCAGACCATCGGCATCGGCATCCCGCTGCAGCCGCTGCGGATGCCCACCCAGGCGGTTCCGGTGGTGGACCGGCGGCCGGTCTCCGAGTCGGACGAGCCCCTGCCGGAGGCGCCCGCCACCCCCACGGGAACCGGTCCCACCACGCCGGTGGCCGCCACCCCGGGCGCGCCGCTGCCCCCCGGCCCGCTGGCACCCCCCACCGCCGTGCCGCCCGCCCCCGTCCCGCCCCGCCGCCGTCGGCGGCGCGCCCTGCGCCTGGCGCTGGCCGCGCTGGCCGTCGCCCTGCTGGCCGGCGGCACGGCCGTCGCGGTGCAGATGTACGGCCCGCACCACGGCACCCCGGTGGCCGGCCCGACGCCCAGCGCCCCGCCGAGCACCTCCGCCACGAGCTCCGGCACCCTCGGCACGCCGTCGGTGAGCCCCAGCACACCCGGCACCGAGGCGGCGCCCAGCCAGGCGCCCAGTGGCTACAGCTGGCAGACGGACGAGCTGGGCATGCGATTCCCGCTGCCGGTGGACGGCCAGACGTGGCGGCGCACCACCAACGACACCGGCAACGGCTACTACAGCCCCGACGGCCAGCGGCACCTGATCCAGCTGGCGAAGAACGTCGGCCAGGCGCAGTCCCCGATCGACCACCTGAGCGAGATCTCCAAAGAACTGAGCACGAACCCCACCATCAAGGACTACAAGGTGGAGAGCCTCGAGTCGGCCACCATGAACGGGCACGAGGCGGCCCGCTGGGTCTTCACCTTCACCAATCTCAGGGACCCCAACAAGGGCCCCCGCAAGGCCTTCGAGGAGGAGTTCAAGAACTCGGACGGCACCGCCTACGCGATCCTGGTCTCCGGCCCCAGCACCTCGTCCGACGAGACCACGCTCACCGAGCGGCGCTTCATGACGGAGCTCAACTACCTCTCCGTGGTGGCGCCCCGGTAA
- a CDS encoding succinic semialdehyde dehydrogenase gives MTDITAENSGAGRNPVAPGAGRTVASAVPQSLVARLARGITAAEGAATEWTVAPLTGEPLAELPQSTVADVDTAYRLARGAQQAWAARPVRARAAVLLRFHDLLLKRQDEVLDLIQTETGKARLHAFEEVLATAMAARHYGRAAAGYLKDRRRGGAVPVLTHTVEGRRPKGVVGQISPWNYPLELSVSDALPAFVAGNAVVNKPDTQTALTALWARELLVEAGLPAELWQIVVGDGPVIGPAVVERADYVSFTGSTRTGREVAQRAAARLVGASLELGGKNAMLVLADADLEKAAEGAVRACFSSAGQLCISIERLFVHGSVADAFLERFAARTRALRLGGGLAYGADMGSLVSQRQLDTVTRHVEEAVKAGATVLAGGQARPDIGPLFFEPTILDGVTDQMAVCAEETFGPVVSIYRFDTEDEAVATANATPYGLNSSVWTRDLRRGRAVAARLRTGTVNVNEAYAAAYGSVASPMGGMGDSGLGRRHGAEGILRYTEAQTIASQRVMPLAPAFGLDDEKFAALFTRSLRALKALGFK, from the coding sequence ATGACGGACATCACGGCAGAAAACAGCGGCGCCGGCCGCAATCCCGTGGCCCCGGGCGCCGGTCGAACGGTCGCCTCGGCGGTTCCCCAGTCCCTGGTCGCCCGCCTCGCCCGGGGCATCACCGCCGCCGAGGGCGCCGCGACGGAGTGGACCGTCGCGCCGCTCACCGGTGAACCGCTGGCAGAGCTGCCGCAGTCCACAGTGGCCGACGTCGACACCGCCTACCGGCTGGCCCGCGGCGCCCAGCAGGCCTGGGCCGCGCGGCCGGTGCGGGCGCGTGCCGCCGTGCTGCTGCGCTTCCACGACCTGCTGCTCAAGCGGCAGGACGAGGTGCTCGACCTGATCCAGACGGAGACCGGCAAGGCCAGGCTGCACGCCTTCGAGGAGGTGCTGGCCACCGCGATGGCGGCCCGCCACTACGGTCGCGCCGCCGCCGGCTACCTGAAGGACCGCCGGCGCGGCGGCGCCGTCCCGGTGCTCACCCACACCGTGGAGGGCCGCCGGCCGAAGGGCGTGGTCGGCCAGATCTCCCCGTGGAACTACCCGCTGGAACTGTCCGTCAGCGATGCGCTGCCGGCCTTCGTGGCGGGCAACGCGGTGGTCAACAAGCCCGACACCCAGACCGCGCTGACCGCGCTGTGGGCCCGCGAGCTGCTGGTGGAGGCCGGACTGCCGGCCGAGCTGTGGCAGATCGTGGTGGGCGACGGCCCGGTGATCGGCCCGGCCGTGGTGGAGCGGGCCGACTACGTCTCGTTCACCGGTTCCACCCGCACCGGGCGGGAGGTGGCGCAGCGGGCCGCGGCCCGGCTGGTCGGCGCCTCGCTGGAACTCGGCGGCAAGAACGCCATGCTGGTGCTGGCCGACGCGGACCTGGAGAAGGCCGCCGAGGGCGCGGTGCGGGCCTGCTTCTCCTCCGCCGGTCAGCTGTGCATCTCGATCGAGCGGCTCTTCGTGCACGGCTCGGTGGCCGACGCCTTCTTGGAGCGGTTCGCGGCCCGGACCCGGGCGCTGCGCCTCGGCGGCGGCCTGGCCTACGGCGCCGACATGGGCTCGCTGGTCTCCCAGCGGCAGCTGGACACCGTGACCCGGCACGTCGAGGAGGCGGTCAAGGCCGGTGCCACGGTGCTGGCCGGCGGCCAGGCCCGGCCGGACATCGGTCCGCTCTTCTTCGAGCCGACCATCCTGGACGGGGTGACCGACCAGATGGCGGTCTGCGCCGAGGAGACCTTCGGCCCGGTGGTCTCGATCTACCGCTTCGACACCGAGGACGAGGCGGTCGCGACGGCCAACGCCACCCCGTACGGCCTGAACTCGAGTGTCTGGACCAGGGATCTGCGGCGCGGCCGGGCGGTCGCGGCCCGGCTGCGCACCGGCACGGTCAACGTCAACGAGGCCTATGCCGCCGCCTACGGCTCGGTCGCCTCGCCGATGGGCGGGATGGGCGACTCCGGTCTCGGCCGCCGGCACGGCGCCGAGGGCATCCTGCGCTACACCGAGGCGCAGACCATCGCCAGCCAGCGGGTGATGCCGCTGGCCCCGGCCTTCGGGCTGGACGACGAGAAGTTCGCGGCGCTCTTCACCCGGAGCCTGCGGGCCCTGAAAGCACTGGGGTTCAAGTGA
- a CDS encoding GMC oxidoreductase, with the protein MTDDNKAFDYDVIVVGSGFGGSVSALRLTEKGYRVAVLEAGRRFRRDELPTTSWDVKNYLWAPGLGLYGIQRIHLLANVLVLGGAGVGGGSLNYANTLYVPPKAFFEDRQWQHITDWEAELAPFYDQAQRMLGVRTNPTLTPSDVHLKGAAERLGVPDSFHLAPVGVFFGDGRDADGTAKAAPGTEVEDPYFGGAGPRRKACTECGECMTGCRHGAKNMLTENYLYLAEANGAEIHPLTTVARIREVDGANGNSGYAVDVRRTNARSGAARKAGARTLTAAKVVIAAGTYGTQTLLHRMREQGRLPRISDKLGELTRTNSEALVGAQTTPRRYGGTVDFTKGVAITSSIHPDENTHIEPVRYGKGSNAMGFLSIFQVPGGRKGPRWLWAGAEAVKHPTLFARSLSNYKWSERTIIGLVMQSVDNSITVSLKQKGLGKGKLTSSQGHGEPNPTWLPAAEEGAKALAAEINGFAGSTVGEVFDIPMTAHFIGGCPIADSPEHGVVDPYHRLYGHPGISVVDGSAISANLGVNPSLTITAQAERAMSMWPNKGEADLRPAQGEAYRRVTAVAPVRPAVPAGAFGELLLPVPSVPKKAGAEKAQKAEKAEPEEPAAEEPSASE; encoded by the coding sequence GTGACCGACGACAACAAGGCGTTCGACTACGACGTGATCGTGGTCGGCTCGGGCTTCGGCGGCTCGGTATCGGCGCTGCGGCTGACCGAGAAGGGCTACCGGGTCGCGGTGCTGGAGGCCGGCCGCCGGTTCCGCCGCGACGAACTGCCCACCACCTCCTGGGACGTGAAGAACTACCTGTGGGCGCCGGGCCTCGGGCTCTACGGCATCCAGCGGATCCACCTGCTGGCCAATGTGCTGGTGCTCGGCGGGGCCGGGGTGGGCGGCGGCTCGCTCAACTACGCCAACACCCTGTACGTGCCGCCGAAGGCCTTCTTCGAGGACCGGCAGTGGCAGCACATCACCGACTGGGAGGCGGAGCTCGCGCCGTTCTACGACCAGGCGCAGCGGATGCTCGGGGTGCGGACCAATCCCACGCTCACCCCCTCGGACGTGCACCTGAAGGGCGCCGCCGAGCGGCTGGGCGTCCCCGACAGCTTCCACCTGGCCCCGGTGGGCGTCTTCTTCGGCGACGGGCGGGACGCGGACGGCACCGCGAAGGCCGCCCCGGGCACCGAGGTCGAGGACCCGTACTTCGGCGGTGCGGGCCCGCGCCGCAAGGCCTGCACGGAGTGCGGCGAGTGCATGACGGGCTGCCGGCACGGCGCCAAGAACATGCTCACCGAGAACTACCTCTACCTGGCCGAGGCCAACGGCGCCGAGATCCACCCGCTGACCACGGTGGCCCGGATCCGCGAGGTCGACGGGGCCAATGGGAATTCAGGCTATGCGGTCGACGTGCGCCGCACCAACGCCCGCTCGGGGGCGGCCCGCAAGGCCGGCGCCCGCACCCTGACCGCCGCCAAGGTGGTGATCGCGGCCGGCACCTACGGCACCCAGACCCTGCTGCACCGGATGCGCGAGCAGGGCCGGCTGCCCCGGATCTCGGACAAGCTCGGCGAGCTGACCCGCACCAACTCCGAGGCGCTGGTGGGGGCCCAGACCACCCCGCGGCGCTACGGCGGGACGGTGGACTTCACCAAGGGCGTGGCGATCACCTCGTCGATCCACCCCGACGAGAACACCCACATCGAGCCGGTGCGCTACGGCAAGGGCTCCAACGCCATGGGGTTCCTGTCCATCTTCCAGGTGCCCGGCGGCCGCAAGGGCCCGCGCTGGCTGTGGGCCGGCGCCGAGGCGGTCAAGCACCCGACGCTGTTCGCCCGTTCGCTGAGCAACTACAAGTGGTCGGAGCGGACCATCATCGGCCTGGTGATGCAGTCGGTGGACAACTCGATCACCGTCTCGCTCAAGCAAAAGGGCCTGGGCAAGGGCAAGTTGACGTCGAGCCAGGGGCACGGCGAGCCCAACCCGACCTGGCTCCCGGCCGCCGAGGAGGGCGCCAAGGCGCTCGCCGCCGAGATCAACGGGTTCGCCGGCAGCACCGTCGGCGAGGTCTTCGACATCCCCATGACGGCGCACTTCATCGGCGGTTGCCCGATCGCCGACAGCCCCGAGCACGGCGTGGTCGACCCCTACCACCGGCTCTACGGCCACCCGGGGATCAGCGTGGTGGACGGGTCGGCGATCTCCGCCAACCTGGGCGTCAACCCGTCGCTGACCATCACCGCGCAGGCCGAGCGGGCGATGTCGATGTGGCCCAACAAGGGCGAGGCGGACCTCCGTCCGGCCCAGGGCGAGGCGTACCGCCGGGTCACGGCGGTCGCCCCGGTGCGGCCCGCCGTGCCGGCCGGCGCCTTCGGTGAGCTGCTGCTCCCGGTGCCGTCGGTGCCCAAGAAGGCGGGGGCCGAGAAGGCCCAGAAGGCCGAGAAGGCCGAGCCGGAGGAGCCGGCGGCGGAGGAGCCCTCGGCGTCCGAGTAA
- a CDS encoding class F sortase, which produces MPARRADHRRSRRPWRVPAAAGGVLALVCAAVVLSQGSSQPPVRIATTAAAPPAPAPVVPAAAPSTTVRSAPVRVQIPRLGVDAPVVPAGLNADGTAQVPPLDHPGQVDWYDGGPAPGETGPAVLLGHYDNQAGPAVFHQLPNLRPGDRIEIRRADGSTVNYQVRELRQAPKDAFPTDAVYGDTTNPQLRLITCGGVLQQSGHYSDNIIVFADLTAS; this is translated from the coding sequence GTGCCGGCGCGGCGCGCTGACCACCGCCGCAGCCGGCGCCCCTGGCGGGTGCCGGCCGCGGCGGGCGGTGTGCTGGCCCTGGTGTGCGCCGCGGTGGTGCTGAGCCAGGGGTCGTCCCAGCCGCCGGTGCGGATCGCCACCACCGCCGCCGCGCCGCCGGCGCCGGCGCCGGTCGTGCCGGCCGCCGCGCCGTCAACCACCGTGCGATCAGCGCCGGTTCGGGTGCAGATCCCGCGGCTCGGGGTGGACGCGCCGGTGGTGCCCGCCGGGCTGAACGCGGACGGCACGGCCCAGGTGCCGCCGCTGGACCACCCGGGACAGGTCGACTGGTACGACGGCGGCCCGGCCCCGGGCGAGACCGGCCCTGCGGTGCTGCTCGGCCACTACGACAACCAGGCGGGCCCGGCGGTCTTCCACCAGCTGCCGAACCTGCGGCCCGGGGACCGGATCGAGATCCGCCGCGCCGACGGAAGCACCGTCAACTACCAGGTCCGCGAGCTGCGGCAGGCCCCCAAGGACGCCTTCCCCACCGACGCGGTCTACGGTGACACGACCAACCCGCAGCTTCGGTTGATCACCTGCGGGGGCGTGCTGCAGCAGAGCGGCCACTACTCGGACAACATCATCGTCTTCGCGGATCTGACGGCCTCGTAG
- the cseB gene encoding two-component system response regulator CseB codes for MTAAARILLVEDDEVIREATRMALERYGFPVDTAADGLEGLELFRERRPDLLLLDVMLPLLDGVGLCRRIREESQLPILMMSARSDPIDVISGLEAGADDYVTKPFETAVLVARIRTVLRRSGPREAPVAAPVTAPATAPAPPALPPGPPRAAVREIDGLTVDTDGMEVGIDGRPVLLTPTELRLLLEFTAAPGVLLERQTLLERVWDYGWGADTRVVDVHVQRLRAKIGADRIETVRGFGYKLRRLRGGTR; via the coding sequence ATGACCGCCGCCGCCCGGATCCTGCTGGTCGAGGACGACGAGGTGATCCGCGAGGCCACCCGGATGGCGCTGGAGCGCTACGGCTTCCCCGTGGACACCGCCGCCGACGGGCTGGAGGGCCTGGAACTGTTCCGGGAGCGCCGCCCCGACCTGCTGCTGCTCGACGTGATGCTGCCGCTGCTGGACGGCGTGGGGCTGTGCCGGCGGATCCGCGAGGAGAGCCAGCTGCCGATCCTGATGATGTCGGCCCGCAGCGACCCGATCGACGTGATCTCCGGCCTGGAGGCGGGCGCGGACGACTACGTGACCAAGCCGTTCGAGACCGCTGTGCTGGTGGCCCGGATCCGCACCGTGCTGCGCCGCAGCGGCCCTCGCGAGGCGCCGGTGGCTGCACCGGTCACCGCACCGGCGACCGCACCCGCGCCCCCGGCACTGCCGCCCGGGCCGCCGCGCGCCGCTGTCCGGGAGATCGACGGGCTGACCGTGGACACCGACGGCATGGAGGTGGGGATCGACGGGCGGCCGGTGCTGCTCACCCCCACCGAGCTGCGGCTGCTGCTGGAGTTCACCGCCGCCCCGGGGGTCCTGCTGGAGCGGCAGACCCTGCTGGAGCGGGTCTGGGACTACGGCTGGGGCGCCGACACCCGGGTGGTGGACGTCCATGTCCAGCGGCTGCGGGCGAAGATCGGTGCGGACCGGATCGAGACGGTGCGCGGCTTCGGCTACAAGCTGCGGCGGCTGCGCGGGGGCACCAGGTGA